The Sulfurospirillum oryzae genome segment TATGCTCAACTTTGCCCTCAACTTTACCAAACGAAGCTAAAAAGAAGTGTGAGAAATCGGCGATAAAAATAATTGCTAAGGCAACTGCAAAAATACCCATGAGGATGTACTGCTCTCCGATAGCTGCTGCTTTAAAGATTAAGAATTCACTTACAAAAATTGCAAATCCAGGTACACCAACCAAAGAACAGATAGCAATACCAAAAAGTACTGCTGTGAGAGGTGCAATGCGTATCATGCTTCCCATTTTAGTCATATCTTTTGTGCCGTAAATTCTTGCGATATTTCCTGTAGAACAAAATGCAAGTGCTTTGGTGAAAGAGTGCGCTGCACAGTGGAAAAGTGCTGCAAAAAGACCAATAGCACCGCCTACACCTAAACCAAATGCAATAACGCCCATGTGAGCGATGGAGTGGTATGCAAACATACGTTTAACATTGTGTTGACGAATCAAGAAGAAGGCAGATACAAAAAGGGTAAGTGTACCGCTGATGATCATCACAGATTGTACAAAATCAAAGCCAACTCCATTGGCAACGATAGCATAGTAACGAATGAGTCCTAGCATCGCACATTTAAGAAGGACGCCTGAAAGTAGGGCAGATGTAGGTGCTGGACCTTCCGCGTGAACATCGGGCAACCATGTATGTGTCGGAGCAAGTCCTGCTTTTGTTCCAAAACCGATTAAGGCAAAGATAAAGACAAGTTTCAACGCCATAGGATCTAGACTCGCTGCATTGGCAAGAAGATTGGTATAAAGCATCGCTTCACCTTCGATTTTGCCATTGGCTGCGGAATAGAGCAGAATAGTTGCATAAAGTGCAAATGCTAAACCAATGCTACACAAAACGATGTA includes the following:
- a CDS encoding hydrogenase 4 subunit F, whose translation is MDILLLILIIPFVFGVVMFLMPLNFKFLQKLHILMSITVSAVLLSAVSKIVNGAELSLFHNFIFLDSLGAIFLSLIAITGLLVNIYATTYMKWELEDGHISLKEVKNYFALSFIFTWTMSLSVLCNNIAFMWAAIEATTLASVFLVAVKNDKKSTESGYKYIVLCSIGLAFALYATILLYSAANGKIEGEAMLYTNLLANAASLDPMALKLVFIFALIGFGTKAGLAPTHTWLPDVHAEGPAPTSALLSGVLLKCAMLGLIRYYAIVANGVGFDFVQSVMIISGTLTLFVSAFFLIRQHNVKRMFAYHSIAHMGVIAFGLGVGGAIGLFAALFHCAAHSFTKALAFCSTGNIARIYGTKDMTKMGSMIRIAPLTAVLFGIAICSLVGVPGFAIFVSEFLIFKAAAIGEQYILMGIFAVALAIIFIADFSHFFLASFGKVEGKVEHNGEMKLSENLPLIALAILIVSFGIWQFDSFTFLLNESVKTIIKQ